The genomic segment CTCGTACGACGGGAATATGGCAGACAGTGTGGTTAGAAGCGTTACATCCTACCCACCTTTGCAACCTTCGATTTACACCAGATATTGACTTTGGGGATATTCATGTTGAATTTGAGGTAGAAGGTGAACACCATGGGAAGCAAGTAGAAATTGAAATTTCATTTGATAATAAAGTGATTGTAAATGATGTAATTTCAATTTATGAAAAAAATAATAAACGTTCCATTAATATTTTTAATCAAAAAATATTTAGAACAAGCTTCCACAATGAAGGTTGGTGTTGGACACCTGAAAATCCAAGTTTGTTTGATATTAATCTTAAAGTGAAAAATGGTGATAAAACTTTAGATGAAGTCGAATCATATTTTGGAATGCGTAAAATTCATACAGAGAACGGCATGTTCTATTTAAATAATAAACCTTATTATCAAAAGTTGGTATTGGATCAAGGATACTGGCCAGAAGGATTGCTAACTGCTCCATCTGATGAGGCATTTAAATTAGATATTGAACTTACAAAAAAAATGGGCTTTAATGGTTGTCGTAAACATCAAAAAGTAGAGGATCCCCGTTTTCTTTACTGGGCGGATAAGTTAGGTCTTTTAGTGTGGGGAGAATGCGCTTCATCAGTCTCTTATAGTGAAAAAGCAGCTTCTCGTCTAACAACTGAGTGGATTGAAATTATTGAAAGAGACTATAATCATCCATCTATTGTTGCTTGGGTTCCACTTAATGAAAGTTGGGGCATACCGAATGTTAAAAGTAATAATCAGCAACAAAATCACTCATTAGCTATGTATCATCTGCTTAAGTCACTTGATACAACTCGTTTGGTGATTTCAAATGATGGTTGGGAGATGACAAGAACAGATATTTGTGCCATTCATAATTATAATCACGGTGGAAAAGATGAACTTCGGAAACAAGAGTATTTCAAAGAAACCATCGTATCCAAGGAAAATATTCTTCAATCGCAATCAGCCAAACGAAGCGTTTATGCAGATGGATTTGAGTATAATGGGGAACCGATTATGTTGACTGAATTTGGTGGAATTGGTTATAAAATGGGTGAAATTGATGGGTGGGGATATACATCCGTCAGTGGAACTGAAGAGCTATTGAATGATTATAAACGGGTATTGGAACATGTATACAATTCAAACGTACTACACGGCTATTGCTACACGCAATTAACAGATGTTGAACAAGAAATTAATGGATTATTGACTTATGATCGGCAACCAAAGTGCGAGTTAAAGGAAATAAAAAATATTAATGAGCAATGGCATCCAGACACAATTAAATATGAAGAAGTGAGCAAGAAGAAAAGGGAGTTTCAGAAAGGTAAGTAATTTTGAATAAGGTCATGCAAATTTGAAAAATTCATTTGTTTTCACTTATCAAAAAAGAGAGGATATTAAAGTTGTTAGATGATCCAGCTAGAAAGAGGAATAATTTTAAAAAGTGTCACAAAATAAAGTAATCCTGAATTAGTTATGGAGTTTCATTTGTAAGTTTTGATTTGGTTTTAATAATTTTATTGACAAAATAGTCAGTGAAGTCTATGATTATAGTTAATTAGACGACAAGTTAATTAATTAATTTAATTAACTTCTAAAAATTAATTGGAGACGTTATCGAGTAAGATCTTTTATATCTATAAAACACTATGAAAGGAATAGTGCTGTTTAAGAAATGTTATATGAATATACTATAAGAGGAGGGATTAATAATGAAAAAGTGGTTAACACTGCTTATGACTTTAGTGTTAGTTACAATTATGTTGGGTGCATGCTCCGAAGAATCAAGTAAAGGAGCAAAGGTACCAGAAGGTGCAACGGAGGTTGTTTTATGGAATCTATTTGGTGGAGGAGATGCAGACTATTTCCAAGAAGTTGTTGATAAGTATAATGACAGTCAAACAGATATATTTGTAAATAACATTATGCAGGAGAATGCAGAGTATTATACGAAATTACTTACAAGTATTGGTGCGGGTAAAGGTCCTGATGTAGCAATTGCTCATACTCATGTAATACCTGAGCTAGTGAGCCAGGGGCTTATAACAGAATTAGATAGTTTTACTTCGAATTGGGAGGGCTTTAATCAAAACATTCTAGATGCAACAGTCTATGATGGTTTGCACTATGCTATACCACTGGATACTCATGCACAAATTATGTATATAAATAATAAGCTTGTGGCTGAAGCAGGGCTTTTGAATGATGATGGTTCGATTAAGATGGAAGAAACTCCAGAGGGATTTATTGACTTCTTTTCAATCCTAAAAGAGAAACTACCAAAAGATAAAATACCATTAGCTTTTTCGAATAATGGATCTGATCCTTATTGGATGTGGTGGGCATTTTATACCCAAATGGGCGGTGAAGCTATATTAACGGATGATATTGATAATCCGAAATATGCCCTTGATTTGGACAAAGCTATTAAGGCAGCGGACTATATTAAAGATCTTTATCAAGAACATAAGGTAATTCCATTGAATTTGGCGGATTTCTATTCAGACTTCCAAACAGGAAATGCTGCTGCTATGAGTACAGGTGTCTGGGCGACTGGTATCTGGGAATCTACAGATGGTCTTGACTTTACGCCAATCGCAACCCCAACTATTTTTGAGAAAGAGGGAGCTTGGGGAGATTCGCATACATTAGTATTACCTTATTATAATAAGGCGGATCAAGAAGTACAAAAAGCAGCTGTTGAATTTATGGAGTTTGCAGCTGATAATGGCGCTATATGGGCTAAAGCGGGTCACATCCCATCTAAAACAACAGTTATAGAATCAGATGAATTTAATAAACTTCCTTATAGAAGTAATTATGCCGAGGTAGCTAATTACGTAAACTTTGCAGATCGTACTATTTATGCACGTGGTGTTCAAGATATCGTTATTCGTAACCTTGATTTGTTATGGGCCGGGGATGCTACAGCGGAAGATGTATTCTCTACTGTTGAAAAAGAGGTAAAAGATTTAATAGGAGAATAACTTTTCTAGTTAGAGAATTGAACTATCAGAGTCTGACCTCCAAATAGTTAGTTGAAACAATAGCACAATAAGTAGCGTTTTGATTATTGAGTATTGGGGGTCAGACTAAATGATTTGAGGATAG from the Sporosarcina psychrophila genome contains:
- a CDS encoding glycoside hydrolase family 2 protein — encoded protein: MRQEYPRPQLKRNEWKNLNGVWQFEFDDENKGMQLDWHKNSYTLGKKINVPFAYQTELSEINDLSFHDWVWYSRQFTVPVSWENKQVILHFGAVDYRAWVYVNGELVGFHEGGHVAFSFDVTDYLNWTNETVTLRVEDPSTEETIPRGKQFWQEESEAIWYTRTTGIWQTVWLEALHPTHLCNLRFTPDIDFGDIHVEFEVEGEHHGKQVEIEISFDNKVIVNDVISIYEKNNKRSINIFNQKIFRTSFHNEGWCWTPENPSLFDINLKVKNGDKTLDEVESYFGMRKIHTENGMFYLNNKPYYQKLVLDQGYWPEGLLTAPSDEAFKLDIELTKKMGFNGCRKHQKVEDPRFLYWADKLGLLVWGECASSVSYSEKAASRLTTEWIEIIERDYNHPSIVAWVPLNESWGIPNVKSNNQQQNHSLAMYHLLKSLDTTRLVISNDGWEMTRTDICAIHNYNHGGKDELRKQEYFKETIVSKENILQSQSAKRSVYADGFEYNGEPIMLTEFGGIGYKMGEIDGWGYTSVSGTEELLNDYKRVLEHVYNSNVLHGYCYTQLTDVEQEINGLLTYDRQPKCELKEIKNINEQWHPDTIKYEEVSKKKREFQKGK
- a CDS encoding extracellular solute-binding protein, which gives rise to MKKWLTLLMTLVLVTIMLGACSEESSKGAKVPEGATEVVLWNLFGGGDADYFQEVVDKYNDSQTDIFVNNIMQENAEYYTKLLTSIGAGKGPDVAIAHTHVIPELVSQGLITELDSFTSNWEGFNQNILDATVYDGLHYAIPLDTHAQIMYINNKLVAEAGLLNDDGSIKMEETPEGFIDFFSILKEKLPKDKIPLAFSNNGSDPYWMWWAFYTQMGGEAILTDDIDNPKYALDLDKAIKAADYIKDLYQEHKVIPLNLADFYSDFQTGNAAAMSTGVWATGIWESTDGLDFTPIATPTIFEKEGAWGDSHTLVLPYYNKADQEVQKAAVEFMEFAADNGAIWAKAGHIPSKTTVIESDEFNKLPYRSNYAEVANYVNFADRTIYARGVQDIVIRNLDLLWAGDATAEDVFSTVEKEVKDLIGE